A genomic region of Gimesia chilikensis contains the following coding sequences:
- a CDS encoding 3-hydroxyacyl-ACP dehydratase FabZ family protein, which yields MRFSLVDQIKELEKGKSITAVKNLSLSEEYLQDHFPGFAVMPGVLMVESIVQAGAWLMRYTNDFQYSTVLLKQTKAIRFNSFVTPGKQLRVSLSIQKWEDNLCTLKASSEVEGEAAVSGRIVLEQFNLADKNPSMADKDADRIKDLKTQFAQLWNPAKQVTP from the coding sequence ATGCGATTTTCGCTCGTCGATCAAATTAAAGAACTCGAGAAAGGCAAGTCGATCACGGCTGTCAAAAACCTTTCTCTCTCCGAAGAGTATTTGCAGGACCACTTTCCCGGCTTCGCTGTCATGCCGGGCGTACTCATGGTCGAATCCATCGTGCAGGCGGGTGCCTGGCTGATGCGATATACCAATGACTTTCAATACAGCACTGTCCTGTTGAAACAGACCAAGGCCATTCGCTTCAACAGTTTCGTCACCCCCGGCAAACAGCTGCGGGTTTCGCTCAGCATTCAGAAGTGGGAGGACAACCTCTGCACACTGAAAGCTTCGAGCGAAGTCGAAGGGGAAGCGGCTGTCAGCGGACGAATCGTTCTGGAGCAGTTTAATCTGGCTGATAAGAACCCGTCGATGGCCGACAAGGATGCAGACCGGATCAAGGATCTGAAGACTCAATTTGCCCAGCTTTGGAATCCGGCTAAACAGGTTACCCCCTGA
- a CDS encoding acyl carrier protein, which translates to MPTRDEIFDSVRETLVDALGLDDDEVVPEATLMGDLGAESIDFLDIAFRLEKAFDIKIPRGELFPENIASSDSGFVKDGEFTEAGIAELREKMPHADIDSFADDPKVEKMQDLFTVEMLVNFLDARLK; encoded by the coding sequence ATGCCAACTAGAGATGAAATCTTCGATTCCGTTCGTGAAACCCTCGTGGATGCCCTCGGACTGGATGACGACGAAGTAGTGCCCGAAGCGACCCTGATGGGAGACCTCGGTGCAGAATCCATTGACTTCCTGGACATCGCGTTCCGTCTGGAAAAAGCATTCGACATCAAGATTCCCCGTGGGGAACTCTTCCCGGAAAACATCGCTTCTTCCGATTCCGGTTTCGTGAAAGATGGCGAATTCACCGAAGCAGGGATTGCAGAACTGCGTGAAAAGATGCCACACGCAGACATCGATTCTTTTGCCGACGATCCCAAAGTCGAAAAGATGCAGGACCTGTTCACCGTCGAGATGCTGGTTAACTTCCTGGATGCCCGTCTGAAGTAA
- a CDS encoding 3-hydroxyacyl-ACP dehydratase FabZ family protein, producing the protein MRWFWIDRFIEFESGSYAKSVKNVTLAEEHLHDHFPGFPVMPGSLMIEGMAQTGGILLGEINDFEHIVILAKVPQMTFHSWACPGDQLIYTAKITNAGDEGGAVDVTAMVGDRLVAEGSIIFVHLDQSDSEFGKIDQKNFVFSMNLLGILDVGQAGTGEEQA; encoded by the coding sequence ATGCGCTGGTTCTGGATTGACCGCTTTATTGAATTCGAGAGCGGCTCTTACGCAAAGAGTGTCAAAAACGTGACACTGGCCGAAGAGCATCTGCACGACCACTTCCCCGGTTTTCCGGTGATGCCCGGATCCCTGATGATCGAAGGCATGGCCCAGACGGGGGGAATTCTGCTGGGCGAGATCAATGATTTCGAACACATCGTGATTCTGGCCAAAGTGCCCCAGATGACGTTCCACAGCTGGGCCTGCCCGGGTGATCAGCTCATCTATACCGCCAAAATCACCAATGCTGGTGATGAAGGGGGTGCTGTCGATGTGACCGCCATGGTGGGAGACCGCCTGGTTGCCGAGGGCAGCATCATCTTTGTCCACCTCGACCAGAGTGATTCCGAATTTGGCAAGATCGACCAGAAAAACTTCGTCTTTTCCATGAATCTGCTGGGAATTCTGGACGTGGGTCAGGCTGGAACAGGTGAAGAACAGGCTTAG
- the fabG gene encoding 3-oxoacyl-[acyl-carrier-protein] reductase — MKLEGRVALVTGGSRGIGKAVVQALAREGAKVAFVYRSSAEAAEQIVKELADENCEAIAFQADVANKTETDAVVEQVIEKWEKIDILVNNAGIIRDGLLATMSAEDWQAVIDTNLTSVYNFSQAVTRPMMSKRYGRIINMSSVAAHFGNAGQSNYAASKGGIIGFTRCLATEVAKRGITVNAVAPGFIETDMTVDVRNAAGDQIKKHIPARRLGLPEDIANAVLFFASEDSSYVTGQTMAVDGGLTLGGI; from the coding sequence ATGAAACTGGAAGGAAGAGTAGCGTTGGTAACCGGCGGCAGCCGCGGTATTGGAAAAGCCGTCGTGCAGGCCCTGGCCCGGGAAGGGGCTAAAGTTGCCTTTGTGTACCGTTCCAGTGCGGAAGCTGCAGAGCAGATCGTCAAAGAGCTGGCTGACGAAAACTGTGAAGCCATTGCCTTTCAGGCTGACGTCGCCAACAAAACCGAGACCGATGCCGTTGTGGAACAGGTCATCGAAAAATGGGAAAAGATTGACATCCTGGTCAACAACGCCGGTATCATCCGCGACGGTCTGCTAGCCACCATGTCTGCTGAAGACTGGCAGGCTGTCATCGACACTAACCTGACCAGTGTCTACAACTTCTCCCAGGCAGTGACACGTCCGATGATGTCAAAACGTTATGGGCGCATCATCAACATGTCCAGCGTCGCTGCTCACTTCGGTAACGCGGGACAGTCCAACTATGCCGCCAGTAAAGGGGGAATCATCGGATTCACCCGCTGCCTGGCTACCGAAGTCGCCAAGCGGGGTATCACCGTTAATGCGGTCGCTCCCGGTTTTATTGAAACAGACATGACCGTTGACGTGCGTAACGCCGCCGGCGATCAGATTAAGAAACACATTCCCGCCCGCCGTCTGGGTCTTCCCGAAGACATCGCCAATGCTGTGCTGTTCTTTGCCAGTGAAGACTCATCCTACGTCACCGGTCAGACTATGGCCGTAGACGGTGGTCTGACTCTGGGTGGAATTTAA
- a CDS encoding SDR family NAD(P)-dependent oxidoreductase: MPNQYQFQGQVVIITGAGNGIGRATAIMMAEAGAHVFAGDVKHLAENRETFEQLGIVEVRCDVRQESDVQALIEQAVNQYGRIDVLVNNAGIGMVKQIHLVSEEEWDACIDTNLKGTFLGCKHAIKHMLTTGGGAIVNTASNAGLLPRAHDPVYSISKHAVVALTESLGLCHGKDNIRINCVCPGPVGETGMMNDDIARAADPDGLTQSMINASPIAAANKRMISPQEVASAICYLASHDALMVSGTALRIDGGKSLGVPPQSK, translated from the coding sequence ATGCCAAACCAGTATCAGTTCCAGGGCCAGGTAGTCATTATTACAGGTGCAGGAAACGGAATTGGCCGTGCCACCGCGATCATGATGGCTGAAGCCGGCGCTCACGTGTTTGCAGGGGACGTTAAACATCTCGCAGAAAACCGGGAAACGTTCGAGCAACTTGGAATTGTGGAAGTGCGCTGTGACGTGCGCCAGGAATCGGACGTACAGGCATTAATCGAACAGGCCGTCAACCAGTATGGTCGCATCGATGTGCTGGTAAACAATGCTGGCATCGGCATGGTCAAACAGATTCATCTCGTCTCTGAAGAAGAGTGGGACGCCTGCATCGACACCAACCTGAAAGGGACCTTCCTGGGTTGCAAACATGCGATTAAACACATGCTGACCACAGGTGGGGGAGCAATCGTCAACACCGCCAGCAACGCGGGGCTACTCCCTCGGGCTCATGACCCGGTTTACTCAATCAGCAAACATGCGGTCGTTGCCCTGACGGAAAGCCTGGGACTCTGCCACGGAAAAGACAACATTCGTATCAACTGTGTCTGCCCGGGACCGGTCGGAGAGACCGGCATGATGAATGATGATATTGCCAGAGCCGCGGACCCGGACGGGCTGACCCAGTCCATGATCAACGCCAGCCCGATCGCTGCCGCCAACAAACGAATGATCAGCCCACAGGAAGTTGCTTCTGCCATCTGCTACCTGGCCAGCCATGACGCCCTGATGGTTTCCGGCACCGCCCTCCGCATCGATGGTGGCAAGTCGCTGGGAGTACCACCACAGTCTAAATAG
- a CDS encoding PilZ domain-containing protein: MTTRVATTSTGQTWGSLLQKLEQKQSPAVPKAECFEQSQGHSGERRAFPRHSSDAIILAFNQDDAGLSAAGEATGKKGYAINVSRNGISFAARSEFQPREQLQLRVEETQLSFSLNVSAEVLRCESLDSEFRRVDCKLVTPLTDQQIQLLKEHVPSCFAG; this comes from the coding sequence TTGACGACTCGGGTGGCCACCACTTCGACAGGTCAAACCTGGGGAAGTCTGCTGCAGAAACTGGAGCAGAAGCAATCTCCCGCCGTTCCCAAGGCGGAGTGTTTCGAACAATCGCAGGGGCACTCCGGTGAACGTCGTGCCTTTCCCCGCCATTCAAGTGATGCCATCATTCTGGCCTTCAATCAGGATGATGCAGGGCTGTCTGCTGCAGGGGAAGCGACTGGTAAAAAAGGCTATGCGATTAATGTCAGTCGTAACGGGATTTCCTTTGCTGCCCGATCTGAATTTCAACCGCGAGAACAACTCCAGTTGCGCGTTGAAGAAACGCAGCTGAGCTTTTCACTGAATGTCTCTGCAGAGGTCTTGCGGTGTGAATCGCTGGACAGCGAATTCCGTCGCGTCGACTGCAAGCTGGTGACCCCATTAACCGATCAGCAGATCCAACTGCTCAAAGAGCACGTTCCCTCCTGTTTTGCAGGCTGA